One region of Wyeomyia smithii strain HCP4-BCI-WySm-NY-G18 chromosome 3, ASM2978416v1, whole genome shotgun sequence genomic DNA includes:
- the LOC129731392 gene encoding uncharacterized protein LOC129731392, translating into MARHLSEKSLDEQQLLSPSEAYREILHASREADRRYLLSGEESFGDASGIFLDSSYPQLIGQEDESYPLGEYSDIPEDSFDVDKFLEGEFKTDWKATVEEVADTSEISLKSDDFIPQELKDMLEDSYFPGFLDDAVQGKVPFKGQVIVQEGDKSVIQETSLLEAFDKRVEYEQRQVKDRLGLTDFGDISAGADSSTLPVREEAAVAALTAINIDTKIRNRLDTELTKAIEGLTKAQAIHGFQAKQQAMKEMTKRVISQLNVTEPDEEGAAVGPRYPKFDVIQVGGPEDAMKPLEIISYIGSTRSKIAK; encoded by the coding sequence ATGGCACGTCATCTATCAGAAAAATCTCTTGACGAACAGCAACTGTTGTCCCCATCGGAAGCTTATCGGGAAATCCTGCACGCGTCCCGGGAAGCCGACCGTCGTTATCTTCTAAGTGGTGAGGAATCTTTCGGGGATGCTTCCGGCATTTTCTTGGATTCTTCGTATCCGCAGCTGATAGGGCAAGAGGATGAATCCTATCCGTTGGGAGAATACTCGGACATTCCAGAGGATAGCTTTGATGTTGACAAGTTTCTGGAAGGGGAATTCAAAACCGATTGGAAAGCTACCGTAGAGGAAGTGGCGGATACGTCCGAAATTTCGCTCAAATCCGATGATTTCATTCCTCAAGAGTTGAAGGATATGCTGGAAGATTcctattttccaggttttctgGATGATGCTGTTCAGGGGAAAGTCCCATTCAAGGGGCAGGTGATCGTGCAAGAAGGCGACAAGTCGGTTATTCAAGAGACTTCTCTCTTGGAAGCATTCGATAAGCGAGTTGAATATGAACAGCGGCAGGTGAAAGATCGACTCGGTCTTACTGATTTCGGTGATATCTCCGCTGGGGCCGACAGCTCGACATTGCCCGTGCGGGAGGAAGCTGCAGTGGCAGCTCTGACTGCGATCAATATTGATACTAAAATAAGAAATCGCTTGGACACGGAACTGACGAAAGCAATCGAAGGTTTAACTAAAGCGCAAGCCATCCACGGTTTTCAGGCCAAGCAGCAGGCTATGAAGGAGATGACCAAACGCGTTATCAGTCAGCTCAATGTGACGGAACCGGATGAAGAGGGCGCCGCCGTTGGACCCAGATATCCCAAGTTCGATGTTATCCAAGTGGGTGGTCCCGAAGATGCAATGAAACCGTTGGAAATTATTAGCTATATTGGATCGACTAGAAGCAAAATCGCGAAGTAA